One Phycisphaerae bacterium genomic window carries:
- a CDS encoding carbohydrate ABC transporter permease, whose protein sequence is MFCLSLKPNREVMAYPPKFFPQEPTVRPYEYVLSSERETAATPGAVDAERAAGGGFQYLLYARNTLIIAGLSLIGVLLSSSIAAYGFARIAFPGRNLMFALCLATMMIPFPVIMVPTYMLFQHLGWIGTFKPLWVPAWFGSAFNIFLLRQFFLGIPKELEESALLDGCSRWGCFWRIFLPLSKPALAVVALFHILAVWNDLVGPLIYLSHQHQFTLALGLQFLMSKSGDTPWNQMMAATTLMVVPVVVLFLFAQRTFIRGIATTGLKG, encoded by the coding sequence ATGTTCTGCCTCAGTCTCAAGCCCAATCGCGAAGTCATGGCGTATCCGCCGAAATTCTTCCCGCAGGAGCCGACCGTCCGGCCCTATGAGTACGTGCTCAGCTCCGAGCGCGAGACAGCGGCGACCCCCGGCGCCGTCGATGCCGAGCGCGCCGCAGGCGGTGGTTTCCAGTATCTGCTCTACGCGCGCAACACGCTCATCATCGCAGGCCTGAGCCTGATCGGCGTGCTGCTCTCCAGCTCGATCGCGGCCTATGGCTTCGCACGCATCGCCTTTCCCGGGCGCAATCTGATGTTCGCGCTCTGCCTCGCGACGATGATGATCCCCTTCCCCGTTATCATGGTTCCGACCTACATGCTGTTTCAGCACTTGGGCTGGATCGGGACGTTTAAGCCACTGTGGGTGCCGGCGTGGTTCGGCAGTGCGTTCAACATCTTCCTCTTGCGGCAGTTCTTCCTCGGCATCCCGAAGGAACTCGAGGAGTCCGCACTGCTGGATGGCTGCTCACGCTGGGGCTGCTTCTGGCGCATTTTCCTGCCACTGTCGAAGCCCGCACTCGCGGTCGTCGCCCTCTTCCATATTCTCGCGGTATGGAATGATCTCGTCGGCCCGCTGATCTACCTTTCTCACCAGCACCAGTTCACGCTGGCACTCGGGCTGCAATTCCTGATGAGCAAGTCCGGCGACACGCCTTGGAACCAGATGATGGCCGCGACCACGCTCATGGTCGTGCCCGTGGTCGTGCTGTTCCTGTTCGCGCAGCGGACATTCATCCGCGGCATCGCAACCACGGGGCTCAAGGGCTGA
- a CDS encoding dienelactone hydrolase family protein: protein MNPTLLLSAAGLLLVTLSAQKAVDQPPETARPSANVPTGFVFQSLTHEGREFKYVLYVPREYDPNRTWPALVFLHGKGECGTDGQKHIGQGIGTNIIWHPDRWPFIVIMPQKPDENAPWETFDGAVMAMLAATQRAYSIDPDRIALTGLSQGGHGTWALGAAHPDVWSALVPICGYASPLAPADIAAKLKRLPIWCFHGENDTAVAPEKSREILAALEAAGVKPRATFYPETGHNSWDKAYAEPELPGWLLAQKRAAR from the coding sequence ATGAATCCGACTCTGTTACTTTCCGCGGCTGGGCTCTTGCTCGTTACTCTGAGTGCGCAGAAGGCGGTGGACCAGCCGCCGGAGACGGCGCGGCCGTCGGCGAACGTGCCAACGGGGTTTGTCTTTCAGTCGCTGACGCACGAGGGGCGCGAGTTCAAGTACGTCCTCTACGTGCCGCGGGAGTATGATCCAAACCGCACGTGGCCGGCTCTGGTCTTCCTGCACGGCAAGGGCGAATGCGGCACCGACGGGCAGAAGCACATCGGCCAGGGCATTGGCACGAACATCATCTGGCACCCGGACCGCTGGCCGTTCATCGTCATCATGCCGCAGAAGCCGGACGAGAACGCGCCCTGGGAGACGTTCGACGGCGCGGTGATGGCCATGCTGGCCGCGACGCAGCGCGCGTATTCGATCGATCCGGACCGCATCGCGCTGACCGGCCTGTCGCAGGGCGGACACGGCACGTGGGCGCTGGGCGCGGCGCATCCGGACGTGTGGTCCGCGCTCGTGCCGATCTGTGGTTATGCGTCGCCGCTCGCACCGGCGGACATTGCAGCGAAGTTGAAGAGGCTGCCGATCTGGTGCTTCCACGGAGAAAACGATACCGCGGTCGCGCCCGAGAAATCGCGCGAGATCCTCGCCGCGCTCGAGGCCGCCGGCGTCAAGCCGAGGGCCACGTTCTATCCGGAGACCGGACACAACTCGTGGGACAAGGCGTACGCGGAGCCGGAGTTGCCGGGGTGGCTGCTGGCGCAGAAGCGCGCCGCACGATAG